A stretch of the Pelmatolapia mariae isolate MD_Pm_ZW linkage group LG23, Pm_UMD_F_2, whole genome shotgun sequence genome encodes the following:
- the LOC134620024 gene encoding E3 SUMO-protein ligase ZBED1-like, producing MDFLPKEPMEGKSSGPSCSGLNLVAHPRAKSKVWKYFGFDTDADGCILHWKRIYCRVCMSQIAYSGNTSNLSYHLEKNHPIEFSEFVKSNTDQMREAFATAFSRIKTEPTVSQQQSQETCLRQSLDSENKRHNDLTVAIMNFICEGLYPVCTVEEPTFKNLIGIVDPGYSPPSKSDLAGKMVPQMYCHTQNVVFNELSGVMNCGIATDLWQSQTQNRTYISLSVHSINYNSASGFSVTNKCLKTFEVQEDNRAENITRAMYEAFVKWGITHKVIGATTDGSVDVVKACSLLDLSVEMPCLGHTINHAMAEAFQLPRVSGFLGCCRKLVDHYRESAMYTVREKQKQQGLAQCTLITDQDRSWFGTLAMLQRLKEQQAVISTTLIESSSSHHFTFSGSDWALLEGLIEVLQPFKVVANMITSCKYPTISMVRPVLHMLLNTTLKIKEGDLKEISMSKEVIAKVLSSTYSQNSQLSQEIATFLNIATFLDPRYKKLPFLSTQERSKVESIIIEEAKAILEKQISERSCLDDFSLVSDEPPCKKQGLPGESSASTSVQDNPLAAIFCQSDADQSQEELHAQVVEELSNYKSQRVLGLNEDPLLWWSNHAPLFPTLPKVLQKYWCVPATSVPCHRLFSSSGTFLSGKRNRIPSALVDMQVFLYENSRSYYEPEPCEDEFETVLETNSSLAQH from the coding sequence ATGGACTTTTTACCTAAGGAGCCAATGGAGGGTAAAAGTTCAGGACCTTCGTGCTCAGGCCTCAACCTGGTCGCACACCCACGTGCCAAAAGCAAAGTGTGGAAGTACTTTGGCTTTGACACAGATGCAGATGGCTGCATATTACACTGGAAAAGGATTTACTGTCGTGTATGTATGAGCCAAATTGCCTACTCTGGAAACACCTCAAACTTGTCATACCACCTTGAAAAGAACCATCCCATAGAGTTCAGTGAGTTCGTGAAAAGCAACACAGATCAGATGCGTGAAGCTTTTGCTACGGCGTTTTCTAGGATAAAGACTGAGCCTACAGTTTCACAGCAGCAGTCCCAGGAAACATGTTTAAGGCAGAGCTTAGACTCTGAAAACAAACGACACAATGATTTGACAGTAGCTATTATGAACTTCATTTGTGAGGGGTTATATCCTGTATGTACAGTTGAGGAGCCTACGTTCAAGAATTTAATCGGTATTGTCGACCCTGGATATTCTCCTCCAAGCAAAAGTGACCTCGCAGGCAAAATGGTTCCTCAAATGTACTGCCATACCCAAAATGTGGTCTTTAATGAGCTTAGTGGAGTTATGAATTGTGGCATTGCTACAGATCTGTGGCAAAgccaaacacaaaacagaacatATATTTCACTTTCTGTGCATTCAATCAATTACAACAGTGCATCTGGCTTCTCAGTGACCAACAAATGCCTTAAAACTTTTGAAGTACAAGAGGACAACAGAGCTGAGAATATCACCAGAGCCATGTATGAAGCCTTTGTGAAGTGGGGGATAACTCATAAAGTCATCGGGGCTACCACAGACGGTTCGGTGGATGTGGTGAAAGCATGCTCCCTCCTGGATCTGTCAGTAGAAATGCCCTGCCTTGGGCACACAATCAATCATGCAATGGCTGAAGCCTTCCAGCTGCCACGAGTGAGTGGCTTTTTGGGATGCTGCCGCAAGCTTGTCGATCATTATAGAGAATCTGCTATGTATACAGTACGAGAAAAGCAGAAGCAACAGGGCCTTGCTCAGTGTACACTCATCACAGACCAGGACAGGTCATGGTTTGGTACATTGGCAATGCTACAAAGACTGAAAGAGCAACAGGCTGTTATAAGTACGACACTTATAGAGAGTTCTAGTAGCCATCATTTCACCTTCAGTGGTTCTGACTGGGCCTTGTTGGAGGGCTTGATTGAAGTCCTCCAGCCCTTTAAAGTTGTGGCAAACATGATCACTTCTTGTAAGTATCCAACCATTAGCATGGTGAGACCTGTCCTTCATATGCTCCTGAACACCACCCTCAAAATTAAGGAAGGGGATCTCAAAGAGATCAGCATGAGCAAAGAGGTCATCGCCAAGGTCTTGTCAAGCACATATTCACAGAATTCACAGTTATCCCAAGAGATCGCAACATTCCTCAACATTGCTACATTTTTGGATCCTCGTTATAAGAAACTGCCTTTTCTTTCCACCCAAGAACGCTCCAAAGTTGAGAGTATTATTATTGAAGAGGCCAAAGCAATCCTTGAGAAGCAGATTTCAGAGCGATCGTGCcttgatgatttttctttggtGTCTGATGAGCCACCTTGCAAGAAACAGGGACTTCCGGGTGAATCTTCTGCCAGCACTTCAGTTCAAGACAACCCTTTGGCTGCCATATTTTGCCAGTCAGATGCAGACCAGAGCCAGGAGGAGCTACATGCTCAAGTAGTAGAGGAGCTGAGCAACTACAAGTCACAGAGGGTTCTAGGTCTGAATGAAGACCCTTTGCTTTGGTGGTCGAACCATGCACCTTTGTTCCCCACACTTCCTAAGGTGCTCCAGAAGTATTGGTGCGTTCCTGCCACAAGTGTTCCTTGTCATAGGTTGTTCAGCTCATCAGGTACTTTTCTTTCTGGGAAAAGAAACCGTATACCTTCAGCTCTAGTGGATATGCAGGTTTTCCTGTATGAGAACTCTCGGAGCTACTATGAGCCTGAACCCTGTGAGGATGAATTTGAAACTGTTTTGGAAACCAACTCTAGTTTGGCTCAGCACTAA